A stretch of DNA from Nanoarchaeota archaeon:
CATTCTTGATGACTTGAACAGGAACATCCTTCCAACGAAAAGAAACGCTCGTTTCATAGTTTTTGTTGATTCTGCGCATACGTTCAAAATATCTATTCAACGCATATAATAATCAGACGCTAATAATATAATATGGCTGAGCAAAGCAGCGAGGATATTTTTATTCAGGACTGGGTAAAAAAACAGCTTGAGTCAGGCGATGATCCGGAAATTCTGAAAACCGTACTGAAAAACCGCGGGATGAATTCGGGTGTTGTTGATTTAGTTCGTTCATCACTAAAAAAAGGTCCGCAGGATAAGAAGTCTGATCATATGTTAATTCAGCCGAAAAAGGAATTTATGAATATCGGCCTTAAAAAGGAAGTTGATGACATCATTTTTTCATCAAATGTTCCTAAGGCAGATTCTGCAGAATCTGCGGATAGCAAAGAACTGAAAGCAGAGGCAAAAAAAGATGCCCGAAAAAATAAAGCGCCGGAATTAAAAAAAGAGAGTGAACGGGAGGAAAAACTTTCGGAAAAGGCCGAAATTATAGAATCTCAAAAAATAGCTGTTCGGTCAAATCAGTTTCAGCAATCGCCTGAAAAAAGCATTCTTTCGCTTTTTTTAGATCGTGTTCGTGTTTTTATGTCTGGGATTAAACTCGGTTCGCCAAAAATAACTGAATATTTTTTTGACACAAGGGTAGTGATTCTAGCAGGCATTGCAGTTGCAATACTAATAATTGCCCTTTTGATATCATTTGGCCTGAATTGGTATGCGGATTGGGCTGCGAGGTCAGTTCTGACTTGATATGCTGCTTTTAAATAATTTACTCTGTTTGTCTTTTTTCAAAATCTCCTTTGTTGTCGCCCATGCAGTGCGCACTTCATCCGGCAGCTTTCCTTCTGATTTCATGTAATTTTTCAGAAAATTTGTTGTTCGCTCATCAGCCGGATACCCCGAGCCGATGTCGCCGTATTTTTCGTATTTTTTCTGTATTTCTGCAATTATTCCATCGCGCGTGGTTTTCGCGATAATTGAAGCAGCCCCGACAGAGAGGTATTTCGAATCTGCTTTGTGCTCTGCAACTATCTTTTTGTCTTTTTTTTCTATCTTTGCGCGAAGCCCTAGCATGAATCCCGGGCCGTTGCTTGGAAGGTCAAGAAGCACAGAATCTGCTTGCAGTTTGTTTATTATCCGGACCATCGCGTTGAGTTCAATTTCATTTAGGCTCATGATTTGCATGAGTTCATCAATCTGTTTTGCTGAAATTATGACTGTTTCTATGCTTTTTGCAGTCTTTTTTATTTCGATTGCGATTCTTTCGCGCTGGGCGGGGCTGAGAAGTTTTGAGTCTTTGACTCCTGCGCGTTTCAGCACGGCATTATCTTTTTCATCAATTACAACGCCTGCAACAATCATTGGGCCTAGAACCGGGCCGCGGCCGGCTTCGTCGATTCCAAGAATCAATGTCATGCTATTTAAATATCTTTTAAACAATAAATATAGATTCGATATATGTTCGAAAATCATGGCGGGTCTGCAACTTCATGCAGCGGGGTAGTAGTTCATAAAAAATAATACTTCTATGAACTCCCTAAAGCAGCCTGGAGTGCTCGTTGGGCTCATAACCCAAAGGTCGCTGGTTCAAATCCAGTCCCCGCTATCATTTGATGTGGAATGCTTGAAATTGGCGCGTAACGCCAATTTCAAGATATTATTTTCTTAGCATTAGGTGACGACCGAACGATTTCGGAAAGTATATTAATGCGGTACGGCAAAAATTAATGTATGAAGCAAAAATACTTTTTTTAACGTTGGCTCTATTGAGCATACTTTTTGTTAGTGGGTGTATTCAACAAGAGCAACCTTCTGGAGAACGAATGTTTGTAGAAACTCAAATTAGTCCTGCGGATTATGTATGGAGTAATTTACGAGCTATTGTCTGCAAGAAGCACCTATTTTAGAAACACCAC
This window harbors:
- the rnhB gene encoding ribonuclease HII yields the protein MTLILGIDEAGRGPVLGPMIVAGVVIDEKDNAVLKRAGVKDSKLLSPAQRERIAIEIKKTAKSIETVIISAKQIDELMQIMSLNEIELNAMVRIINKLQADSVLLDLPSNGPGFMLGLRAKIEKKDKKIVAEHKADSKYLSVGAASIIAKTTRDGIIAEIQKKYEKYGDIGSGYPADERTTNFLKNYMKSEGKLPDEVRTAWATTKEILKKDKQSKLFKSSISSQN